In Mesorhizobium sp. M9A.F.Ca.ET.002.03.1.2, the DNA window GCGGCAGGGGCCGCAGTCGTGGTGATCAGCGCCACGCACCGGCATCCCTTGCAAACACCGCACGCCGCGATCGCCGGCTACGACGCGATCGGCATCACTATTGACGATCGTGGCTGGATCGCGCTCGAAGCGGAGCGCATCGCGACAGCCTGCCTGGATTAAAAATCGCTGGTCAGGCCCTTGACCTCCCAGTCGCCATAGCGGCCGGGTTCCTTGCCGCCGCGGCCGCCGATCTCCCGGGGCAGCGCGGCCTCCTGTTGGCGATAGTGTTCGCGCCGTTCTTCCGCTTCCGCCAAAGCGCGGCGGGCCGCCTGCGTCAGCGTTTTTTGCAGCGCGCTGTGGCCCATGCCAGCATTTGTTTTGCTGGTTTCGCCTGTTTTGCTGGTTTCGTCGATCATGCGATATTCCCGCCCGATTGAAACAGGCCCCAATTGAAACAGGGCCAAGCCTTTCCCATCATATAGCGATGAGCCGACAAGGATCGACCCCTTTTACGCAGAGCTGGCAGAAACGGAGCAGGAAATGAACACACTTCGCACCGCCATGCTTCTGGCCGCGATGACCGCGCTGTTCATGGGCGTCGGCTATCTGATCGGCGGATCGGGCGGCATGGTGATCGCCTTGCTGATTGCCGCCGGCATGAACCTGTTCAGCTATTGGAACGCCGACAAGATGGTGCTGTCGATGAACCGCGCCGTCGAGGTCGACGAAAGGAACGCGCCGGAATATTACGCCATCGTGCAGAGCCTCGCCAAAAGGGCCGGCCTGCCGATGCCGAAAACCTACCTGATCGACAACCCACAGCCCAACGCTTTCGCCACCGGCCGCAACCCGCAGAACGCCGCGGTCGCCGCCACCACCGGCCTGCTGCAACGACTGTCGCACGAAGAAGTCGCGGCGGTCATGGCGCACGAGCTCGCCCATGTGCAGCACCGCGACACGCTGACCATGACGATCGTCGCCACGCTTGCCGGCGCGATCTCGATGCTCGGCAATTTCGCCTTCTTTTTCGGCGGCAACCGCGACAGCAACAATCCGTTCGGCTTTGTCGGCGTACTGGTAGCGATGATCGTGGCGCCCTTCGCCGCCATGATCGTGCAGATGGCGGTCAGCCGGACCCGCGAATATGAAGCCGACCGGCGCGGCGCCGAAATAGCCGGAAACCCGCTTTGGCTTGCCTCGGCCCTTCACAAGATCGCCCGTGGCGCCGAACGCATCCGCAACCCGGATGCAGAGCGCAATCCGGCGACCGCCCACCTCTTCATCATCAATCCTCTTTCCGGCGAGCGCATGGACAGTCTGTTTTCCACCCACCCGAACACCGACAACCGCATCGCGGCCCTGCAGGCGATGGCGCGCGGCATGGCCGGCGGCGGCTTATCCGACGTGACCCCAGCGTCGCGCCCACGGCAGGCCGACGAACAGTTGCCATCCGGTCCGTGGGAGAAGGCAGCCCAGCAGTCTGAGCAGCCGCCGGCTGAACCGGCCCGGCCGAAATCCAATCCCTGGGGCCGCAATCCGACCGGACCCAAGGGTCCATGGTCGTGAGCGGAGCGAAAAGCCGGCACCGAGTTTCAGGCGATCATGAAAACAATGCCGTAAGCCCCGGCGAGCCCGTTGCCGGGCTTGCCGCGCGCAAGGTCGCAGCACGGCTGCTTGCCGCCGTCATCGACGCGAGGACGCCGCTGGACGGGCTGACCGACCATGAGAACGGCCATCCGCAATACAAAGCGCTCGACCTGCGCGACCGGGCGCTGGTGCGCGCCATACTGGTCACCGCGCTGCGCTTCCGCATGACCATATCAGGGTTGCTGGCCCGCCGCCTGGAAAAGCC includes these proteins:
- a CDS encoding DUF1674 domain-containing protein, giving the protein MGHSALQKTLTQAARRALAEAEERREHYRQQEAALPREIGGRGGKEPGRYGDWEVKGLTSDF
- the htpX gene encoding zinc metalloprotease HtpX, with translation MNTLRTAMLLAAMTALFMGVGYLIGGSGGMVIALLIAAGMNLFSYWNADKMVLSMNRAVEVDERNAPEYYAIVQSLAKRAGLPMPKTYLIDNPQPNAFATGRNPQNAAVAATTGLLQRLSHEEVAAVMAHELAHVQHRDTLTMTIVATLAGAISMLGNFAFFFGGNRDSNNPFGFVGVLVAMIVAPFAAMIVQMAVSRTREYEADRRGAEIAGNPLWLASALHKIARGAERIRNPDAERNPATAHLFIINPLSGERMDSLFSTHPNTDNRIAALQAMARGMAGGGLSDVTPASRPRQADEQLPSGPWEKAAQQSEQPPAEPARPKSNPWGRNPTGPKGPWS